The nucleotide window AGACCCGCCTTGCTGGCGCGGTGCGGGTCCACACTCCGACCCTGGCTGACCCCCTGGTCGTGGTCGTCATCGACGAGATGGCGGCACTGACCGCGTACCTCCAGGACGTCGACCTGCGCAAGCGCATCGCCGGGTCGCTCGGATTGCTGCTGTCGCAGGGTGCCGGCGTCGGTGTCCTGGTGGTGGCCGCGTTGCAGGACCCCCGCAAGGAGGTGCTGCCGTTCCGCGACCTGTTCCCGACCCGAATCGCGCTCGGCCTGACCGAGGCCGCTCAGGTCGACCTCGTGTTGGGTGATGGCGCCCGCAACCGGGGTGCCCTCGCCGACCAGATGCCCCGCTGGGCCAAGGGCGTCGGCTACGTGATCCTCGACGGCACCCCGGAACCGGCCCGGGTGCGCTTCTCCTACATCTCTGATGACCACATTCGGGAGCTGGCCGCCGAATATCCGGCCCCGGCCGACGCGGCGGACATCCTCGCCCAGGTCGGCCGGGAAACCGCCACCGAACCGACCCGGCCGCCCCTGCCCCGGCAGCGCCGCGGACCACTGCTGCCCGACTCGCTGCTCAACATCCTCGACCGGGACACCGACGGGGGTGAGCCGCGGTGACCGTCCCGACCGACGGCCGGACCTTCTACCGGCTCCGCGCGCCCGGCACCGATGGTGCCACCAGCACGGCCGTGTCTGTCCGCGTCGACCCCGCTCGACCCGATGCGTACCCGGTCTATCTCGCCGTCGGCGGCGGCCGGCGCCGCATGTCCCTGACCCCCGACGAGGCGTGGGCGCTGTGGCGCTGCCTCTCCGAAGCGGTGGCCTCCCTCGGCGAGCCGCCCGACCACATCCGTACCCGCGTCGCCCCGGCCCGGAGGTAACCGATGTCCCTCAAGAGCTTCTTCCTCGGCACCCACCGCCTCAAGCCGCTGCACATCGAACTCAACGGCTCCCCGGACCGGCTCGCCGGTGCCCTGCACGGCCTGGCACACATGGTCAACCGCCGCCGCGACCTCAACGGCCAGCAGATCTGCATCACCCTGACCGTCCGCGACAACGGCAGCGGCCGATGATCCGCGAACGCGCCGAGTCCGGCGTTCGAGTGCTGATCCTGCTCGCCATCGGCACCATGGCCGGCGCCGCTGCCTTTACCCACGTCCACGACCTGACCGTCGCCCACGGCCAGCCCGATTGGATCGGCTGGGCTAACGCCGTGGCGGTTGAGCTGATGGCCATCTACCTCGGCCTGGAAATCCGCGCCCGCCGTCGCACCGGTCGACCCGTCGGCCTGGTCGGCGTCCTCCTGATCGCGTTCGCGCTGCTCTCCCTCGCCGCCCAGGTCGCCGAAGCCGAACCATCCGTCTGGGGCTGGATCGTGGCGGCGGTGCCGTCGCTGGCCTTCCTCGCCCTGGTGAAGGTCGTCCTGTCCAGCGAACCCGCCACCCCGCCGGCTTCTGAGCCCGATCAGCCGCAGGGCGATTGGTACGACGAGCCGCAGCCTGTCGAACCCGCGCCGCCGACTCCGGTGATGCCGCCGGCATCAGTAGCGGTGCTGCCTCCGGTCGGTGTCGTCCAGCACAACCGGCCCCAGGTCGTCGGGATCATCCGATGACGGCTCCGACCCTGCCCGGTCTCGAACCCGCCCCGACCCCGGTTGCTCCTCGGCCGGGGTCGCGGGCGGCCCGCATGGCGCTACCCCGCTCGATCGATGTGCTCAGGGACATCGCCATCGAGTACGGCGTTTGCGTCCGCCCGCTCGCGATGCGCCGCACCGACCTCGACACCGGCCTGACCGAAGTCATCGACCTTCCCTGCGGCGCGACCCGCGAGGACAAGTGCCCGCCGTGCGCCAAGAAGAACCGCCGGCTACGGCAAGCCCAGATCCGCGAGGGCTGGCACCGCGACGACGAACCGCTACCCGGCCCCGAACCCGCGACCGAGGCGCAGAAGTCCCTGATCCTGTTCCGCGCACACCTGGAGTTCTCCCGCGATGAGGCGGTGAGGGCGGCCCAGTGGGACCAGGTGGCCGACCTCGACGAGGCTATCCGCGAGGTAGAGGAAGCCATCGCCGCTGAGGGCCTGCGCGGGCGCGTCGGGCCACCGCACGCCAGCGACGACGAGGACCAGGACGACGAGCCCGGCCCACGGCGCAAGCGCTCCACCAAGCGGCGCCAGGATGCCCCCGAACTGCCTCGGCGCAAGGTAGAGCGGCGCACCGTCGGCAAGACCTACACCGCCCCGGACGGCGCCACCTACCAACCGTCGATGTGGCTCACCCTCACTCTCGACTCGTACGGCCCGGTCCGCCCCGACGGCACCCCCGTCAACCCCGCCCGGTACGACTATCGGCGGGCAGCCTGGGACGCGGTCCACTTCCCTCGTCTGCTGGACCGGTTCTGGCAGAACCTCCGGCGGTGCGAGGGCTGGAACGTCCAGTACGCCGGCTGCGTCGAGCCGCAACGCCGACTCGCCCCACACGCGCACTTCGCCATCCGGGGCACCATCCCTCGGGACGTGCTGCGCACCGTGGCGGCGGCGACCTACCACCAGGTGTGGTGGCCCTCGGTCGACGTCCAGCGCTACACCCTCGACCGGCTCCCGATCTGGGACGAACAGGCGGCGACATGGGTCGACCCCGACTCCCGCGAGCCGCTGACCACCTGGACGGAAGCCCTCGACTCCATCGACGACGATCCGGACGCGGAACCGGTTCACGTCGTCCGCTTCGGCGCCCAGGTCGACGCCCGTGGCGTCATGCCCGGCACCGAGGACGCCGAACGGACCATCCGGTACGTCACGAAATACATCACCAAGCACACCGGCGACTGCCACAAGGCGACTACCGACCGGCAACGCAAGCACCTCGACCGGCTCTGGCAGCAACTCCAGCTGACGCCCTGCACCGACCGCTGCGCAAACTGGCTGCTCTACGGCGTCCAGCCGAAGAAGGCACACGCCAAGCTCAAGCCGGGCCGCTGCAAGGGCAAGGTCCACCAGCGCGACACTCTCGGCATCGGCGGCCGGCGCATCCTCATCTCCCGCGACTGGTCCGGCAAGACCCTCGCCGACCACAAGCACGACGCTCGGGCCTGGGTGCGAGCGCTGCTCGGCGTCACCACCGACGGCACGCAGCTCGTCGACGACCAGGGCGACACCGCCGAACGAGTCCGGCACGCCTGGGAGTTGGCCCGACCCGATGACCCGGACGTCGGCCCCATGACCCACCGGCTCATGCGGTCGATCAGCGAACGCGCCCGCTGGCGATCCGAACTGCTCGCAGCCAAAGACCGGGCCGCGCAGGGGTCCCCAGATCTTTCGGCAACTCAGCACAGCGCACAGCACGACGGGGAGGAACCGCAGTGAACGAGGAGTTGTTGACCGTGCCGGAAGTGCTCGCCGAGCTGCGCGTACCGCGCTCGACCTGGTTCTACTGGCGGCAGACCGGCAAGGGGCCACGAGTGATCAAGCTCCCGAACGGGCAGCTCCGGGTCCGCCGGTCGGCGCTCGGTCGGTGGCTCGGCGACCTGGAGCAGGACGCCGCATGAAGAGCTACGAGGTCCAGATCTGGGAGATCGCCAAGCGCGCCGACCGGAAGGCTCGGCCGTGGCGGGTCCGCTGGGCGGTGAGCGGCCAACGCTTCGAGGGCATGTTCCGTACCAAGGCCCTGGCGCACTCGTTCCGCGCCGAGCTGGTCCAGACGGCCAACGCGGGGGAGCCGTTCGACCCGGCCACCGGCCGCCCGGTCTCCGAGGCCAGAACCAAGAACCCCACCACCTGGTACGCGCACAGCCGCGCGTACGTCGAGATGAAGTGGCCCCGGGC belongs to Micromonospora ureilytica and includes:
- a CDS encoding replication initiator, with product MTAPTLPGLEPAPTPVAPRPGSRAARMALPRSIDVLRDIAIEYGVCVRPLAMRRTDLDTGLTEVIDLPCGATREDKCPPCAKKNRRLRQAQIREGWHRDDEPLPGPEPATEAQKSLILFRAHLEFSRDEAVRAAQWDQVADLDEAIREVEEAIAAEGLRGRVGPPHASDDEDQDDEPGPRRKRSTKRRQDAPELPRRKVERRTVGKTYTAPDGATYQPSMWLTLTLDSYGPVRPDGTPVNPARYDYRRAAWDAVHFPRLLDRFWQNLRRCEGWNVQYAGCVEPQRRLAPHAHFAIRGTIPRDVLRTVAAATYHQVWWPSVDVQRYTLDRLPIWDEQAATWVDPDSREPLTTWTEALDSIDDDPDAEPVHVVRFGAQVDARGVMPGTEDAERTIRYVTKYITKHTGDCHKATTDRQRKHLDRLWQQLQLTPCTDRCANWLLYGVQPKKAHAKLKPGRCKGKVHQRDTLGIGGRRILISRDWSGKTLADHKHDARAWVRALLGVTTDGTQLVDDQGDTAERVRHAWELARPDDPDVGPMTHRLMRSISERARWRSELLAAKDRAAQGSPDLSATQHSAQHDGEEPQ
- a CDS encoding helix-turn-helix transcriptional regulator; the protein is MNEELLTVPEVLAELRVPRSTWFYWRQTGKGPRVIKLPNGQLRVRRSALGRWLGDLEQDAA
- a CDS encoding DUF2637 domain-containing protein, with product MIRERAESGVRVLILLAIGTMAGAAAFTHVHDLTVAHGQPDWIGWANAVAVELMAIYLGLEIRARRRTGRPVGLVGVLLIAFALLSLAAQVAEAEPSVWGWIVAAVPSLAFLALVKVVLSSEPATPPASEPDQPQGDWYDEPQPVEPAPPTPVMPPASVAVLPPVGVVQHNRPQVVGIIR